A part of Acropora palmata chromosome 6, jaAcrPala1.3, whole genome shotgun sequence genomic DNA contains:
- the LOC141885411 gene encoding YEATS domain-containing protein 4-like: MASSGDNARVKGVTLIKPVIFGNVSHYFGKKRETDGHTHGWTVFLRPFKNEDMSSYVKKVHFKLHESYANPLRVVTKPPYEVNESGWGEFEIQIKIFFMDPAERPVTLYHLLKLFQTESALASGKKQLVSEFYDEVIFQDPTHMMHQCLLSARQLPPIKHESDWEEIEKRTTSSIGAARQKIGKEISELNEKLKVCKEAIQQMKAEIAKLEQQDQEPKDIASLIPNVVP; this comes from the exons atggcgtctTCTGGGGACAACGCAAGAGTAAAG GGGGTCACACTTATAAAGCCAGTGATATTTGGAAATGTGTCGCATTACTTTGGGAAAAAACGAGAAACTGACGGGCATACTCATGGTTGGACAGTATTTCTTAGACCGTTCAAAAACGAG GATATGTCAAGTTATGTGAAGAAAGTTCATTTCAAACTTCATGAAAGTTATGCAAATCCTCTCAGAG TGGTGACAAAACCTCCATATGAAGTAAATGAATCAGGTTGGGGagaatttgaaattcaaatcaaGATATTCTTTATGGATCCAGCAGAGAGACCA GTGACCCTTTATCATCTTTTGAAGCTTTTCCAAACAGAGTCTGCTTTAGCTTCGGGAAAGAAGCAGCTGGTCTCTGAGTTTTATGATGAAGTT attttccAAGACCCAACTCACATGATGCACCAGTGTTTGTTGAGCGCTCGACAGCTACCACCAATAAAACATGAATCTGACT GGGAGGAGATTGAGAAGAGAACGACCTCGTCGATAGGAGCTGCGCGGCAAAAGATTGGGAAAGAAATCAGTGAGTTGAACGAAAAACTGAAGGTCTGTAAGGAGGCTATACAACAAATGAAGGCAGAAATCGCGAAACTGGAGCAACAAGACCAGGAACCCAAAGACATTGCATCTTTGATTCCAAACGTTGTACCGTGA
- the LOC141885413 gene encoding uncharacterized protein LOC141885413, which produces MKKIKGKLVKRNSQIELEFNHYNGSNWTKYDERLIECVKNGDSEKLQVTLKKKGTSAVKLDPSGSTALHTACLSGNEECLDVLLNEQPDLSVVNKFGCSPLHVAAQSGNTYCVQRILQHKVHVGTQDGKKMTALHHAAAKGHKACVELLINNSAPLNGKDKDGRTPLLMAIQGAHEDVIQLLLERGAKVNIADNSKKTALMYASLLGLSKNAEMLLKRGANPQLTDSNDHTAEDYARLCHYQDIIDLIHNAPAIANWDVGESSEDTEQEENSTVPAGEAILEFSNHEESEADASNNLTRDRTTSNSLSTQESFSSKASTALSSPRVVNQNLSDDIKELEEENEMLNQELNKLRIQYHKTLEKLRTLEAREEPKNFDSSQTIANHVNGHVGDDLLAGKQQQIEELEEEVRKLTESLSMEKELRNDAEEEISTLNAQLASFQDDTVDFHSSDDDDDIDLPGVDVKSVDKKIKQDHSGQLISLHGQITTLKLENETLREQLEKQSEGNVLLVDYEADMPSIPLSVYQQLKDANEVEIFKLTEELQEVKVTNESLQRALSEKVPCPQCKGRKDNLPNYHDNEQQVHRLSEELKRLRHEFEAAENEHRKTLNVYRLHLLNACHQELDPRVQEAIQMVIALRSSEQFC; this is translated from the coding sequence ATGAAGAAGATCAAAGGCAAATTGGTAAAACGGAATTCACAGATAGAGCTTGAATTCAACCATTATAATGGATCTAATTGGACAAAATATGATGAGCGTTTGATTGAATGTGTAAAGAATGGAGACTCGGAGAAACTTCAGGTTActctgaaaaagaaaggaacgtCAGCTGTTAAGTTGGATCCAAGTGGATCAACAGCGCTTCATACAGCTTGCTTAAGTGGAAACGAGGAATGCCTTGATGTTTTACTCAATGAGCAACCTGATTTGTCTGTTGTCAATAAGTTTGGTTGCAGCCCTCTTCACGTTGCTGCACAATCAGGGAACACGTATTGTGTGCAAAGAATTTTGCAGCACAAGGTGCATGTGGGAACACAGGATGGTAAGAAAATGACAGCTCTTCATCATGCGGCGGCAAAAGGTCATAAAGCATGTGTTGAACTTCTAATTAACAACAGTGCACCATTAAATGGTAAAGACAAAGATGGTAGAACTCCTCTTTTGATGGCAATACAAGGAGCTCATGAAGATGTCATCCAGCTGCTTTTGGAAAGAGGAGCAAAGGTTAACATTGCTGACAATTCAAAAAAGACTGCACTGATGTATGCATCATTATTGGGACTTTCCAAGAATGCAGAGATGCTTCTGAAAAGAGGTGCCAATCCACAGTTGACCGACAGTAATGATCATACGGCCGAGGATTATGCTCGATTGTGTCATTACCAAGACATTATTGATCTTATACACAACGCGCCAGCTATCGCAAACTGGGATGTGGGCGAGTCCTCTGAAGACACTgaacaagaagaaaacagTACTGTACCAGCTGGTGAGGCCATTTTAGAGTTTAGTAACCATGAAGAATCTGAAGCAGATGCTTCTAATAATTTAACCAGAGATAGAACCACTTCAAATAGTTTGTCCACGCAGGAATCTTTCTCATCAAAGGCTTCTACGGCATTGTCTTCTCCTAGAGTAGTAAACCAAAATCTATCTGATGATATAAAAGAGCTGGAAGAGGAAAACGAAATGCTGAATCAGGAATTAAACAAACTCAGAATCCAATACCACAAAACATTAGAAAAGCTTCGCACTCTTGAAGCACGAGAAGAACCAAAGAATTTTGACTCATCACAAACTATTGCAAATCATGTTAATGGCCATGTTGGAGATGACCTGTTAGcaggaaaacaacaacagattGAGGAGCTAGAAGAAGAGGTTAGGAAGCTCACAGAAAGTTTATCAATGGAGAAAGAATTAAGAAATGATGCTGAAGAagaaatttcaacattgaacGCTCAACTGGCCTCTTTTCAGGATGACACAGTAGATTTCCATTccagtgatgatgatgatgatattgatTTGCCTGGTGTGGATGTAAAAAGTgttgataaaaaaatcaagcagGATCACTCAGGGCAGCTAATATCACTACATGGACAGATCACCACactcaaacttgaaaatgaaacacttagagaacaacttgaaaagcaaTCGGAAGGAAATGTATTGCTTGTAGACTATGAAGCTGATATGCCATCCATACCACTCTCAGTTTATCAGCAACTTAAGGATGCTAACGAGgttgaaattttcaagttgaCAGAGGAATTACAAGAAGTTAAGGTCACAAATGAATCCCTCCAAAGAGCCCTCTCTGAAAAGGTGCCTTGTCCACAATGCAAGGGACGTAAAGACAATTTGCCAAATTACCATGACAATGAGCAACAGGTGCATCGTTTGTCGGAAGAATTAAAACGGCTGAGGCATGAATTTGAGGCTGCTGAAAATGAGCATAGAAAAACCCTCAATGTGTACAGATTGCATCTTCTGAATGCATGCCATCAAGAATTGGATCCTCGGGTGCAAGAAGCCATCCAGATGGTAATTGCATTACGCAGCAGCGAACA